The nucleotide window GAGCCGACGTACGCATGCGCATGCGCATTCACACTCTCATTTCACATTCTCACCGTAAAGTAAaagtcgtcgtcgtcgttatCAGTTAGACTAACATCCATGCCATGCATCCAACGGGTGACAGAGATCACAGGCCGATAAAGACAGGGCAACGGGCCACATTCCTTGGGGCATGTACAGCTTCTCATTGGACGCCTCTTCTGCAACCCGTCCCCCGTTTCCCATCAGTCAGCCTCATTGTACTGTAGCTTTGGTAGAGCTGCCACTGTCACCGTCGTGGCCTGTTCAAGGGGtctcttgactttgacaagcAAGTGAACTGTGCTGCGCTGTGCTGTACTGTTTGGAAGAAACCCTCTGTCTTGTTTGGTCCTACACGACAGGGGGACACACAGACACACCACTCATCTTTCACTCTACCTGTATCTCACCGCGGCCTGGGACCGCTGGGTGGTACTGACTGACGCACCCGAGCTCTGCACCTGTCTGCTTCGAGTAATATGGGATCCCGGGGTGCTTGGCCAGCAGCCCGTGAGGACGCTGCAAACAGACACAGAGGGTAGAGCAGAGTTGCCAGCGGGCGGGTTGAGGCCCCTTCGAAGACATGCCGTTAGACGGATACGTGCAGAGACAGCCAAATGGATATCTGATGGCAGGCCTCGTCTCGGTTCAAGTCAGACAAAGACAACCAGGGCTGTCAGTACATACCCGCCGACGGAGGATCGCTTATGGATGAAACACCATGTTGCTGATTTGCTTCTTTGATCAACACAAGCAAATCTCATTTCCCCTTGTCAGCCTTGTTGAGAATACAGCATGTGATgaacatggcatggcatggcatggcatgggcaTAGCATAGAGTGTGATCATGGATGATATCTTGATATTTGATACACTTTAGCCTCTGACCAATCAAAGCTCAAGGGTGGCAGGGCAGATTGAAAAGTACGAGGTTGAAGAATAGAGATGGCTCACCAAGAATGTCGATCTTATCTTTCTGCAGAGGCATAACCAACCAACGAACGTACTCtcctcggggagcaagaaaacaccagacCTTAGTATAGGGctgttaaaataaactcgGCAAAAGATATCTTAAATTTATGCAAatttacccaagtctttttgtcatttaggatcaaggtcctgagttttcttttgtCCTGTAGCCAACCATAGACCAACGGAGCTGGCATAAACTTATGCAGCGTCTAGCAGCTCTAGCCTCACAGCGGGGACGTTCACTGGCTGGAGGGGCAAAATAGTGAGGGGATCGACGCAATTCAGCATCTGCATTCTGCAACAGTGGTGCCAGTTCACTTTACATTGAACTCACATTCACATTCACATTCACATTCATTCACATTTCAGCCCCCTCACCCCAAGATAATTGTCCCATCCATTATTATCTATCACACAGACGGTAAGTAACTGGGTGTATCCGCTTCCATGACTTCATGCATTCCTTTTTGAGCAAAAACATGTCGGCAAGCGCCTCAGACTCCCATCTGATAGCCAATCGAGTCGCAAACTCAATCGTATCTGGGCGAAAAAGGTTTGCTGTTCCGTTCCAGTTGTTGCTCAGAGGCGGTCCGGCAAAAGTATGTATGTGGACTGCACTGTAGTGTAGGGGGAGACAGCCCACAGACACGACACGGCCGGACTCAAACTCTGTGTGTGACGAGAGTTCCAACGTGCAGAGTGACGCCGGCCTCCGACGTCTCCGCTCCAGAGAGTGAGTACCGAGTACGCCTATGCCGCCCCGGCCGGGAGAGATGTTGGGGAGGACAGAGGACAGTGGCAGCCACACGGAGGAGGGAGGCAAAGCTACGGCCAAACTGTGATTCATCATGGGGGCGGTTGATTATGACGATTCGCCCGACGGGTGGGCCTCTGAAGCCAGTCAAGTCACAGAGAGGACACGCAGCACAAGAGACGGCTACGGCACAGCGCACTCTTCCCTTTCTTGGGGGGTGTCAGCAGACAcaacacagacagacagacagaacaGGCACCGCCCAGGTTGCTAGAGATCTGCCACCAGAGGCCTATGACTGGTCCAAGGCATGCTTCGAGTGGCAGTGGGCCGATGGATGGCGTTAGTGCTGAGAACTGATGAGTGAGAGTCGACAGAACAGAGCAGAAAGCCCAAAAAGATGATGGTGGGCCTGGGAGGAACCTGAGAGGACGTGGCCTGGAGGCAGTGACACAGAGAGAACCACTTCTAAACGGATCCTTGCCTTTTCGTATATTGCTCAGCGTCACCAAATCAAGTCCTCTGTTCAATCCCTGCCTCTCGTCCAACGCCTCACGAGCCAAGGACGCCCCCCCTTCCCTCCGGCTCTACGCCCAGACAAGAATAGAGCATTAACACAACGCTACGCTACGCAACACAACGCTAACGCTACCGCACAacgaggccaaggccaagacccaAGACAGGGCCATACCCATGCTCATTAATCTCTCCATCTGGACAAGGGTATGATTGAGGCGGTGGGTCTGCTCCACGCAACGCAATCCCAAGCCCGAGGCGTGGATGGATAGTGGATGTGTCAAGTGTGAGCAACTGAGTGAAGCTGCTCGACTAAGTCGATGTACGTACCGTCATGTCTTGGGTGGGTGTGTGTCTGTCTCGCtcgccttgtccttgttcgCTAGAGAGACTTAACTTATCTATCGTCGCTGCCCATCTCCAAACTCGGCTGGATCTAGTTTGAGGAACCTCTATCACCACTTTCACGACACTCCTTCCGGCAACCTTCTCTCACTCTCTCGCAGACGTGACCTTCTGGTCTACTCTTGTCGAACAACAACTCTTCAACCTCCCACTCGGCAATATCTCCCCTGGAAGGACGACAAAAACTCACTCTTCTCACTCATCTCTCTCGACCCGTTGATTCGGCCATCGGGACCTCAAAAAGCTACTACTTCAACCACCAACCACACCCCAAGGAACTCTTTTTAATAACGACCCGTTTGGAACTTCACTGGACCGGACTGGACTTTGGAACAGGATCTCCCATCACAGGCCGTAGGAAAATACTCTGTgtgttttcttctctttccttttcttgctgctgtATGCCGTGCCGTTTTGGATTATCTCTCTGCCGGCCCTAGGATCtacttcaacctcaaaccaGAGAATACAACCCAGTTTCTAGGATTACTTCGTGAGATACCAACCAGATAACATGCAGCAACATGCCATATTCGGTTACCAAACCCCTCCGCCCTCTCCAGGATTCGATCATCCCAAGTGTACTGTTCAACAACCATTTGCCGTCCCTCACTCTCGACACTTCCAGAACCGATGCGTCCCTCTCGCCCCGGAGGCCAGGCTAGGCCGCGTGCTTGAGGGTACTCTCCAGCTTACTGACATCCTTGGAACTGGCGCCTATGGCGTCGTGTACCTTGCCGTCGATCTCAAGACCGGAGGTAAATACGCTGTCAAGTGCTTGAGCAAGTTCAATCCCGATGGAACCCCTTTGGAATCCAGACAATTTGCCTACCAACAACGAGAGATCCGTCTTCACTGGAAGGCATCGGAACACTCCAACGTGGTCCAGATGCTCAAGATTGTGAATGATCCTGACTGCATCTATGTTATTCTCGAGTACTGCCCTGAGGGTGATCTCTTCTTGAATATCACTGAGCGCGGTCAATATGTTGGTAAGGATGAACTATCAAGGAATATCTTTCTGCAAATCCTGGATGCCGTTGAACACTGCCACAACCTTGGAATCTACCACCGGGACCTCAAGCCGGAGAACATCTTGGTGACAGACCACGGAGACACTGTTAAGCTGGCTGACTTTGGTCTTGCTACTTCTGATGATCGATCTGAGGACTACGGATGCGGTTCAACATTCTACATGAGTCCAGGTACATACTattcccccctcccccctccCCTTTGAAAGCACCCCTTTTGCATCTTGACGTTATCACGGATGGGACAGACAACTAACatattttctttctctcttttcagAATGCCTGGACCACTCTGCTAGGAAGCCTTACTACCTTTGCGCCCCCAATGATGTCTGGAGCCTTGGAGTTatcctcgtcaacctcaCCTGTGGACGCAACCCATGGAAACAAGCTTCCTTCCAGGACTCTACTTACCGTGCCTATGCCGGATCCAAGGACTTCTTGAAGACCATCCTCCCATTGTCGGATGAACTGAACGACATTTTGGGACGGATCTTCGAGCCTATCCCCGAGCAGCGGATCACTCTTTCTGAGCTCCGAACCAGGATTATGGCCTGCTCTATGTTTACCGTGCCGCCCATGTCGTCTCTACCGACACCTCCGGCCTCACCAAACCACATCACCGAATACGTTTCCTCCGAGgatgccatcatcgacgactATGAGTACGACTCACCACTGTCGCCTGCCTCCTCTGACGATGAGGGTTCGCTTACTTCAAGCGACTCTACCATTGACGACCTGGACGACGAGTTTGAACAGGAACGCCAGATGCCACAGACTCCTCCTGAGTTTGCACCCCACGCCTTCGACCCTGAGGAGCCCAAGGAACATCAACTCATCTACCACAGCCAGGAATTCGTGCCCCAGAAGTACTCTGGGCCCGTCCCCGTGCCAGTGGCCGTTCCCCCTCAGCCCATGCTTTGCCAGCAGGTCCCTATGCCTATCCAGGCTCAGGTTCCTGTCTCTGTGCAAGCTCCTTGTCAACCCAAATCATACTTCCCTATCTGGGATATGGTAAAATACGTTCAACAAGTGCCCATGCTTCAGCACCATGTGCCCTTTCATCAACAGGTCCCCTTCATGCCTACGTTCCAAGGTTGTTGCTAAGGTCTGAGACATGATCTCTCGCCTTCGACATAATGGccactattattactaccaCGACCTCACCTGGATGAGATGTCACCGAGGCCACAAACCCCACTGGCCTAGGACACTGTTTGATTCTTCTATACCACCTTGGATATTACTCGACTTTAATATCAACCCTTGGCCACATCACCATGGAACCAATACTTACCCAAAGCCGTGCAAGGATACGCCTACCAAAAACACTTTTTACGACCCATTGAATGACAGTCCGGGATTGCTTCTTTTCGGCCTTGTATTCCCCTTTTTGGAGCAACATTTTCTTGTTTCGGgttatttattttctttgtCACAAAACATTTCTTTATTTCACTTTACAAAATACTTAGTTAAAAAGCGAGGAGTTTTGTCTTTTCGAATATTATGAGGATGGGCAAGATATCAGTTGTAGAAGCATGATGTTTGGCGCATCGAGACTTTTATGGGAGGCGAACTTTGTTTGTTGTCATTTCTGCAGAGACAGAAAAGAAGACTTGGAAAGATTGGAGTTGTTGCTTGTCCGATCCTCGTTTATGTTCTCTTTTTCTACCAGCCCAAGGAAGAGCTCATGTTTGTTTTGCCCAGGAATTCCAGAGGATAATGACTGTTGATCTTTTACTCCTCATTTTTGTTATGCTATTACTGTCTGGAAGGCGTCTGTCTTTTGTGATAGAAGCGGGAAGAATGGCCATGGCTTGCACTTGAACTGGATCAGAGATACctctttactatttttatcaTGAAGGATCGGATGGGgattcttcaagaagaggaggaaaagaagttGACATGAGACAGGAGTCATATGGACTTTGGTCCCGAGCAAAGATTAGAGTGAAGAGGACATGGCTCAATAGCCACAGCGCATATTGCGCAACCATACGTTTACTGAGGGATAGACGGCACCTCGCACAAAAGAGATGCATCTGCCGATCATCCTATGAATGAAAGATTACACACAATAAGATACCTCACTCATACATGCTGTCCCAACTCTTGCTGTGCCATGTGAAATGTGAGTGAACTTGATCGCCCGTCTCGACTAACAGCatccatcaacagcagcaacatgaTGATGTCTCACAAAGGCGGCTTCGGAATAGCGTCACGTACTATAGACCCCGGTCTACCGCATCACACTACGGTGCTCCCGCTCAAGCTGCATGCGAGCCGAAGTAGAAAAAAGCAACTTAACCATCCCTGGAACTCGTGCATCGTGGGGCGGGCGTTAGCGATGCAACGCTTGCGAGagcgagaaaaaaaagaaaagaagagaagggaaaaaaCAAGGCGAGAGCGTGGCGCCCAATGAGCAGGGATAGTTTAGTTAGGGCGAGCGGCATGAGTTTTGGAATGGATGTGTGGAGATGGTCGCAGCGAATTAGACGGGCAGACGTGAAAAGGTGAGGCGGGCTCGAGGAGGGTAgcgtgatgaggaggagacgATTATTGGGGCGATGgatgaaggatgaggatgaaagTCAAGACAATCTTACTGCTCACATCACAGAGACAAgaaggtggtgttggtggtggtgaaggTGGTGAAGCTATTCAGGGAAATATGAGAGACAACTGATAACATTCAAGTACTGACAAGTACACAAAATTACGTGATACTCTATAATACCCTGGTTATAACGGAATACTTTAGAGTACACCGCAGAGGCCATTTAAACTGCCGACCACTCAACGTGAGACAAGGCACGGAAATGGAACTCTGCTGCATGCATCGCATTATCTCAACCCAGTCACTAATAACAGACAAGAAATCAATAGCCTGTTTGGCCTCAGACTCACCGCTATCTAATAGAAAAAAAACCTCAAGACACTCAGGAAAAAATGTCTCAGGCCCTTGTTTCGAGTAGAGTAATGCCCAGCTTGGGCAGCACCCAAAACCCAAACCAAACTCAaacagaagagaaagaaacatCACGGACCACTCGGTGGCATTTCCTCTTGAATCGCACGTCAAAGTTCAAATAGCGACATTTGAGAAATGCGCATGTTGATCACATCTCATT belongs to Fusarium musae strain F31 chromosome 9, whole genome shotgun sequence and includes:
- a CDS encoding hypothetical protein (EggNog:ENOG41): MQQHAIFGYQTPPPSPGFDHPKCTVQQPFAVPHSRHFQNRCVPLAPEARLGRVLEGTLQLTDILGTGAYGVVYLAVDLKTGGKYAVKCLSKFNPDGTPLESRQFAYQQREIRLHWKASEHSNVVQMLKIVNDPDCIYVILEYCPEGDLFLNITERGQYVGKDELSRNIFLQILDAVEHCHNLGIYHRDLKPENILVTDHGDTVKLADFGLATSDDRSEDYGCGSTFYMSPECLDHSARKPYYLCAPNDVWSLGVILVNLTCGRNPWKQASFQDSTYRAYAGSKDFLKTILPLSDELNDILGRIFEPIPEQRITLSELRTRIMACSMFTVPPMSSLPTPPASPNHITEYVSSEDAIIDDYEYDSPLSPASSDDEGSLTSSDSTIDDLDDEFEQERQMPQTPPEFAPHAFDPEEPKEHQLIYHSQEFVPQKYSGPVPVPVAVPPQPMLCQQVPMPIQAQVPVSVQAPCQPKSYFPIWDMVKYVQQVPMLQHHVPFHQQVPFMPTFQGCC